Proteins encoded within one genomic window of Prosthecobacter fusiformis:
- a CDS encoding ArnT family glycosyltransferase, with translation MTSLTTSPSDSLWVRRFAWLLAGVFVFRLGFMLLFTANMDLAGDEAYYWDWGRRPDWGYFSKPPMIGWLMGLVGWLTGNAEWGIRLAPLIFGTATLAVLFALARRLFGAATAFLAALLILLTPANTGLNLFFTIDAPLLLCWSLALLLFWFALDKPTCLWRWAALALTIGLGTLSKQMMLAFPGLMIAFVLTSKPDRHLLRNVPFWASMLIGTAFITPVLWWNTQHEWITLEHTKHHFETKSLSFSKWLSRTLEFPAVQALVYSPITYAALLVVLFYSVKHWSRMDRRAHYLIRFSAPALLGFFSLSLRQKINPNWPAVFYVPAFILLAAWFTGQLPFVARPFWKTWSLRVGATIVALAHLVLLIVFFTDLKGHKKLNEMRGWAETGIQAGQFLDRVPRPENTFVLATGYRYDAAQLAFTMPQHPRTYRWERSGRVLSQYEVWPGPEERIGDDALIFKNGNAEPRPLFAPLTQRFEKIESLGRVEVKLGEGNTRIFDVFLGHKLLSWEKPGTPKPKALSTEH, from the coding sequence TTGACCTCTTTGACCACCTCCCCTTCAGACTCACTCTGGGTCCGCCGTTTTGCCTGGCTGCTCGCGGGCGTCTTCGTTTTTCGCCTCGGTTTCATGCTGCTTTTTACCGCCAATATGGATCTGGCAGGGGATGAAGCCTATTATTGGGACTGGGGCCGCCGTCCAGATTGGGGATACTTTAGCAAGCCGCCCATGATTGGCTGGCTCATGGGCCTCGTTGGCTGGCTCACGGGAAATGCGGAGTGGGGCATCCGTCTCGCCCCGCTCATCTTCGGCACCGCCACCTTGGCCGTTCTTTTCGCCCTGGCTCGTCGTCTTTTTGGTGCTGCCACCGCCTTCCTGGCGGCTCTGCTTATCCTTCTCACCCCTGCGAATACAGGGCTGAATCTCTTTTTTACCATTGATGCTCCCCTGTTGCTATGCTGGTCCCTGGCCCTGCTGCTTTTCTGGTTCGCTTTGGACAAGCCCACCTGCCTCTGGCGCTGGGCCGCCCTCGCCCTCACCATTGGCCTCGGCACCTTGAGTAAGCAGATGATGCTCGCCTTTCCCGGCCTCATGATCGCCTTTGTCCTGACTTCTAAACCGGATCGGCACCTCCTCCGCAATGTCCCCTTTTGGGCCTCCATGCTCATCGGCACCGCCTTCATCACTCCCGTCCTCTGGTGGAATACCCAGCATGAATGGATCACCCTGGAGCATACCAAACATCATTTCGAGACTAAGAGCCTCAGCTTCTCAAAGTGGCTTTCACGCACCCTCGAGTTTCCGGCCGTCCAGGCCCTCGTCTATTCCCCCATCACCTATGCGGCTCTTCTGGTCGTCTTGTTCTATAGCGTCAAACACTGGTCTCGCATGGACCGCCGCGCCCACTACCTCATCCGTTTCTCTGCGCCCGCGCTTCTCGGCTTTTTTTCCCTCTCCCTTCGTCAAAAGATCAATCCAAATTGGCCCGCCGTCTTTTACGTTCCCGCCTTCATCCTCCTCGCCGCCTGGTTCACTGGCCAGCTCCCCTTTGTCGCTCGGCCTTTTTGGAAAACTTGGTCGCTGCGTGTCGGTGCCACCATCGTCGCGCTCGCTCATCTCGTTCTCCTCATCGTCTTCTTCACAGATCTCAAAGGCCATAAAAAGCTCAATGAAATGCGTGGCTGGGCCGAAACGGGCATCCAGGCCGGCCAGTTCCTGGACCGCGTCCCGCGTCCGGAGAATACTTTCGTCCTGGCCACCGGTTACCGCTACGATGCCGCCCAACTCGCCTTCACCATGCCCCAGCATCCTCGCACATATCGCTGGGAGCGTTCCGGGCGTGTCCTCTCCCAATACGAAGTCTGGCCCGGTCCCGAGGAACGCATTGGCGATGACGCCCTCATCTTCAAAAATGGCAATGCCGAACCCAGACCTCTTTTTGCCCCCCTCACCCAGCGATTTGAAAAAATCGAAAGCCTAGGGCGTGTCGAAGTAAAATTGGGCGAGGGCAACACCCGCATCTTCGATGTCTTCCTCGGCCACAAACTCCTCTCTTGGGAAAAACCCGGCACCCCAAAGCCCAAAGCACTGAGCACTGAGCACTGA
- a CDS encoding YqgE/AlgH family protein yields the protein MPTTPDASPLAGNLLLAVPSMRDPNFKRTVIFVAAHNQEDGAFGYVLNRPLDQRVADLLPDQDLGALGQVPVYIGGPVATDKLAFASLHWNRKKSTLRCQTHLSVADAMHELSMGHEVRGFVGYSGWTGGQIEGEIQRKSWIIAPAPKVILTLEQPTTLWSAVLDEMGPIFQLMANTPERVDLS from the coding sequence ATGCCAACCACCCCTGATGCATCCCCCCTCGCCGGGAACCTGCTGCTGGCTGTGCCATCCATGCGGGACCCGAATTTCAAACGCACCGTCATTTTTGTGGCGGCACACAACCAGGAGGACGGGGCCTTCGGATATGTACTGAACCGTCCGCTGGACCAACGGGTGGCAGACCTGCTGCCGGACCAGGACCTGGGCGCGCTGGGACAGGTGCCGGTGTACATCGGCGGGCCGGTGGCGACGGACAAGCTGGCCTTTGCCTCCCTGCACTGGAACCGGAAAAAGAGTACGCTGCGCTGCCAGACCCACCTTTCCGTGGCTGATGCGATGCATGAGCTGAGCATGGGGCATGAGGTGCGTGGCTTTGTGGGCTACTCCGGCTGGACAGGCGGGCAGATCGAGGGGGAGATCCAGCGGAAATCCTGGATCATCGCACCCGCGCCGAAGGTGATTTTGACACTGGAACAACCGACGACGCTGTGGAGCGCTGTTTTGGATGAGATGGGGCCCATTTTCCAACTGATGGCGAATACGCCGGAACGGGTGGATTTGAGCTGA